In Pelosinus sp. UFO1, one genomic interval encodes:
- a CDS encoding TonB-dependent siderophore receptor: protein MKQIKAKLCACVLSSALLLQMQNVYANESEEYSFDQMVVTANRVPTKITETAANVTVITKEEIEEGNYHNIGEVLQHIPGISIGSNGAPGSISAAFINGSEQVVVMIDGRRMNLPNGIGGLGMATTNLTSLIGIENIERIEIVKGGRSALYGADAVGGVINIITKKGEKNQTAVTVAGGNWDSKNYTLVNEGKKDNLSWFFTADKKQISDYSDGNNKTYRYTGIDQEAYTLRLDQKVNNGNLSFSYENFHHENEGKAANKYENTNQHNWDFTYTEDTSTNTDYQIKFYQNANHRFGLGNNTSDRYDHDVSTKGFNYQVNSKINEKNSLTTGIDWRKDEIESSEYGSKDSTVKAIYLQDKWNITDKFSIIPGIRYDNSDIYGNKTTPQLGANYKQNERTTYYASWGKVFQTPRFDDLYWPSSVDPANAYYPGSPETHYDGNPNLKPETGWNAEIGVNHKFDNTLEGNFSVFTRRLNDAIAWKNVSTNSAIEYWTPSNVDKQKADGFEMQLTKRLTAELKTFIGYNYLRVRNKTQYDSNFVRDKNIPDETWNIGMSYGSNKINADIKGTAVMGRTNSQFIEKSYWLWDANVNLKLDKNNTAFLTVNNILDKYYDTTAGKPCSGRNYLIGLKTIF from the coding sequence GTGAAGCAGATAAAGGCCAAGCTATGTGCCTGTGTGTTAAGTAGTGCCCTATTACTACAAATGCAAAATGTGTATGCAAATGAAAGTGAGGAATATTCCTTTGATCAAATGGTGGTGACAGCCAATCGGGTACCTACAAAAATAACAGAAACAGCTGCTAATGTAACAGTAATTACGAAAGAGGAAATTGAAGAAGGTAACTATCATAATATCGGAGAAGTGCTACAACATATACCAGGAATTTCTATAGGGTCTAATGGTGCTCCAGGCAGCATCAGTGCTGCATTTATTAATGGAAGTGAACAAGTTGTGGTGATGATTGACGGTAGGCGCATGAATTTGCCCAATGGCATAGGTGGACTTGGTATGGCTACTACCAATTTAACTAGTTTGATCGGCATAGAGAACATTGAACGTATTGAAATAGTAAAAGGGGGTAGATCTGCTTTATATGGTGCAGATGCTGTTGGCGGTGTAATTAATATCATTACTAAAAAAGGTGAAAAAAATCAGACAGCAGTAACAGTAGCAGGAGGTAACTGGGATAGTAAGAATTACACCCTGGTTAACGAGGGTAAAAAAGATAACCTGAGTTGGTTCTTTACTGCTGATAAAAAACAAATAAGTGATTATTCAGATGGGAATAACAAAACATATAGGTATACGGGTATTGATCAAGAAGCCTATACATTGCGGTTAGACCAAAAAGTGAATAATGGCAATTTAAGTTTTTCATATGAAAACTTTCATCATGAAAATGAAGGGAAAGCAGCTAATAAATATGAAAATACCAATCAGCATAATTGGGACTTTACCTATACGGAAGATACCTCTACAAATACAGATTACCAAATTAAATTTTATCAAAATGCTAACCATCGTTTTGGCTTAGGTAATAATACTTCGGATCGATATGATCATGACGTTAGCACGAAAGGTTTCAACTATCAGGTAAATTCTAAAATAAATGAGAAAAATTCGTTAACGACTGGAATTGATTGGCGAAAAGACGAGATTGAAAGTAGTGAGTATGGTAGTAAAGATAGCACCGTAAAAGCGATTTATTTACAGGATAAATGGAATATAACGGATAAGTTTAGTATTATTCCCGGGATTCGTTATGATAATAGTGATATATACGGAAATAAAACAACCCCACAGCTAGGGGCAAATTATAAACAAAATGAGCGCACTACTTATTATGCGTCGTGGGGTAAAGTGTTCCAAACACCACGTTTTGATGATTTATACTGGCCATCATCAGTTGATCCTGCAAATGCGTATTATCCAGGTTCACCAGAGACCCATTATGATGGTAACCCTAATTTAAAACCGGAAACTGGGTGGAATGCCGAAATTGGAGTGAATCATAAATTTGATAATACATTAGAAGGAAATTTCTCAGTTTTTACTCGTAGGCTAAATGATGCGATTGCTTGGAAAAATGTTAGTACAAATTCTGCAATAGAATATTGGACTCCTTCTAATGTTGATAAGCAAAAAGCCGATGGTTTTGAAATGCAGTTGACTAAGAGACTTACTGCTGAATTAAAAACATTCATTGGCTATAACTATTTGCGTGTTAGGAATAAAACACAATATGATAGTAATTTTGTCAGAGACAAAAATATACCAGATGAAACATGGAATATTGGCATGTCTTATGGATCTAACAAAATAAATGCTGATATAAAAGGCACGGCTGTTATGGGAAGAACCAATAGCCAATTTATAGAAAAAAGTTACTGGTTATGGGATGCGAATGTTAATTTAAAACTAGATAAGAATAATACCGCTTTTTTAACCGTAAATAACATACTCGATAAATATTATGATACTACTGCTGGTAAGCCTTGTAGCGGACGTAATTACTTGATTGGATTAAAAACGATATTTTAG
- a CDS encoding TIM barrel protein produces the protein MLKLVNLSNCASDLELIHNSPECLRAFLNQHHLDGLEMMFCDSWDSRVHKKEWIQGVHLRFWPNWLDFWHGNRQELLRQFGSDDQIEACYGALNPAGWLNVYRDNIRKAKMAGAKYLVFHVSQARIPELFNWQFNYSDQEVIEATLEVVNQLVEDIPPDMELLFENLWWPGLTLQNKELTALLLNKVKHSKVGIMLDVGHLMNTNPELKSQDEGIDYVLKIIESLGQYKNYIYGIHLHHSLSGEYIKQSRGIAVPQKNILARAMSHVLKIDEHLPFTSPAVNRILELVQPRYVVHEFMYTSIADWSRKVTTQQQAVRYLGDLTNEKNVYR, from the coding sequence ATGTTAAAACTTGTGAATCTATCTAACTGTGCATCGGATTTGGAGCTTATTCATAATAGTCCAGAATGTTTACGAGCATTCTTGAATCAGCATCATTTAGATGGGCTGGAAATGATGTTTTGTGATTCTTGGGATTCACGCGTCCATAAAAAGGAGTGGATCCAAGGAGTACATCTACGTTTTTGGCCCAATTGGCTGGATTTTTGGCATGGTAACAGACAAGAATTACTTAGGCAATTTGGCAGTGACGATCAAATTGAAGCTTGTTATGGTGCTTTGAATCCCGCTGGGTGGTTGAATGTATACCGAGATAATATTCGTAAAGCAAAAATGGCAGGAGCCAAATACCTTGTGTTTCATGTCAGTCAGGCGCGGATTCCAGAATTGTTTAATTGGCAGTTTAACTATTCAGATCAAGAAGTTATTGAGGCTACCCTTGAGGTAGTGAATCAATTGGTTGAAGATATACCGCCTGATATGGAATTGTTATTTGAAAATTTATGGTGGCCAGGGTTAACATTGCAAAATAAAGAACTTACTGCTTTGTTACTGAATAAAGTGAAGCATTCCAAAGTTGGTATTATGCTAGATGTTGGGCATTTAATGAATACCAATCCAGAATTAAAGAGCCAAGATGAGGGGATAGACTATGTACTTAAAATTATTGAATCATTAGGTCAATATAAAAATTACATTTACGGTATACATCTACATCATTCTTTATCAGGTGAATACATAAAGCAAAGTAGAGGTATAGCCGTACCACAGAAAAATATTTTGGCAAGAGCAATGAGTCATGTACTTAAAATTGATGAGCATCTACCATTTACGTCTCCAGCAGTCAATCGGATTCTTGAATTAGTACAACCTCGATATGTGGTGCATGAATTTATGTATACATCCATTGCAGATTGGTCAAGAAAAGTTACTACGCAACAGCAAGCAGTGCGATATTTAGGAGATTTAACAAATGAAAAAAATGTTTATCGTTAG
- a CDS encoding ABC transporter substrate-binding protein: protein MKKMFIVSLLVSYTLLLITGCASHSQSNKSTVGYEVQDSQGYIVKLPNKPIRIASLSLGADEIIVGLVSMERILALTYLADDPGISNVAEQAKLVPNKVKANPETIIALEPDLLFIADWQPVELIQILREAGIPVYVYKTPKTIADVKLVIYEIAHAVGEEKRGQEMVAQMEQQLLMVQKSLEKVSRAEGKTVVLFSLMGGIGGKGSLFDDICQYAGVINGASKVGVGKNEIMSKEQIVKANPDVLIMPMWDYSGKIDINQFKSEIQADPAFQTLTAIRQQQLVMIPDRHLSCTSQYIVQGVVDVAKAAYPQDGNL, encoded by the coding sequence ATGAAAAAAATGTTTATCGTTAGTTTGCTAGTCAGTTATACTCTCCTATTGATAACTGGTTGTGCATCTCATTCACAATCTAATAAATCTACAGTAGGGTATGAAGTACAAGACTCACAAGGTTACATCGTGAAACTTCCCAACAAACCTATCCGTATCGCCTCTCTGTCTTTAGGAGCAGATGAAATAATAGTAGGGTTAGTTTCTATGGAACGTATTTTGGCTTTGACATATTTAGCAGATGATCCAGGTATATCCAATGTAGCGGAGCAAGCCAAGTTAGTACCCAACAAGGTAAAAGCTAACCCAGAGACCATAATTGCCTTAGAACCTGATTTACTATTTATCGCGGATTGGCAGCCGGTAGAATTGATTCAGATCCTTCGAGAAGCCGGGATTCCGGTGTATGTCTATAAAACACCGAAGACGATTGCTGATGTAAAACTTGTAATTTATGAAATAGCACATGCTGTTGGCGAAGAAAAAAGGGGCCAAGAAATGGTGGCTCAAATGGAGCAACAATTATTGATGGTCCAAAAGTCCCTGGAAAAGGTTAGCAGAGCAGAAGGAAAGACGGTGGTACTGTTTTCTTTAATGGGGGGGATTGGTGGGAAAGGAAGTTTATTTGATGATATATGTCAGTATGCTGGTGTCATAAACGGAGCCAGCAAAGTAGGAGTTGGCAAAAATGAGATTATGTCAAAAGAACAAATTGTTAAAGCCAATCCTGACGTTCTGATTATGCCCATGTGGGATTACTCAGGAAAAATAGATATAAATCAATTCAAATCTGAGATACAAGCTGATCCAGCATTTCAAACCCTTACAGCGATTAGGCAACAGCAATTAGTTATGATCCCCGATCGCCACTTATCCTGTACTTCCCAATACATAGTGCAAGGAGTAGTGGATGTTGCGAAGGCGGCTTATCCGCAAGATGGCAATCTATGA
- a CDS encoding iron ABC transporter permease: MREEGIRTQNNRGKKAKNRIIVMSILLLGVMLFSISWGTMQIPWNETLLIIAGHIPFGGLQLPVADSEYQAVVWQIRLPRVLVGMLVGAALSTSGAVMQGIFGNPLADPGIIGVSSGAAFGAVVAISLGLTSNSIFITPIFALVGAILAVSLTVFLSMLRGKIPVMTLLLSGVAVSMLMGAFTSGILTLMNESRVREYLFWMVGGLDYRRWEHVYLAVGPICSGLVILCLLARHLNVLALGEQEAKSVGVPVVALRMLLLFVAAFTTAIAVCVSGTIGFVGLIVPHIMRIMVGPEHRWLLPCSAIGGALFLVFCDTLGRMIFPPNEIRVGIMTALLGAPYFLYLLRKAQQTGGAS, translated from the coding sequence ATGAGAGAGGAAGGGATTAGGACGCAAAATAATCGAGGGAAGAAGGCTAAGAATAGAATAATAGTAATGAGTATCTTATTACTAGGTGTTATGTTATTTTCTATTTCCTGGGGAACCATGCAAATTCCTTGGAACGAGACATTGCTAATTATAGCAGGGCATATTCCTTTTGGGGGGCTGCAGCTTCCCGTTGCTGATTCTGAATATCAGGCTGTAGTGTGGCAGATTCGGTTGCCTCGTGTTTTGGTAGGTATGTTGGTAGGAGCTGCTTTAAGTACTTCAGGGGCCGTGATGCAAGGTATATTTGGCAATCCTCTGGCTGATCCTGGCATCATCGGTGTTTCGAGTGGCGCTGCGTTTGGTGCTGTCGTAGCAATTTCACTTGGTCTTACGTCAAACAGTATATTTATCACGCCAATTTTTGCTTTGGTAGGAGCAATTTTGGCAGTTAGTTTAACTGTTTTTTTATCCATGTTACGAGGAAAAATTCCAGTGATGACCTTATTATTATCAGGTGTGGCTGTTAGTATGTTGATGGGAGCTTTCACATCTGGCATCTTGACTTTGATGAATGAATCTCGTGTACGGGAATATTTATTTTGGATGGTAGGGGGGCTGGATTATCGCAGGTGGGAACATGTTTATTTAGCGGTTGGCCCGATCTGTAGTGGTTTAGTTATTTTATGTTTGTTAGCTAGACATCTCAATGTTTTGGCATTAGGCGAGCAGGAAGCCAAATCTGTAGGTGTACCTGTAGTTGCTTTGCGAATGTTGTTATTATTCGTTGCTGCATTTACTACGGCCATTGCCGTGTGTGTAAGCGGTACTATTGGATTTGTAGGTTTAATTGTACCTCATATTATGCGAATTATGGTTGGGCCAGAACACCGCTGGTTGCTTCCATGTAGTGCAATAGGAGGGGCTTTGTTTTTAGTGTTTTGTGATACTTTAGGGCGAATGATTTTTCCGCCTAATGAAATTCGTGTAGGTATTATGACGGCTTTACTAGGGGCACCCTACTTTTTATATTTGCTGCGAAAGGCGCAGCAAACTGGAGGCGCTTCATGA
- a CDS encoding ABC transporter ATP-binding protein encodes MMQEVITVSDSSITIGNKKILKHITCKIGTGEFVGIIGPNGAGKSTLLRSMRGFLPLTEGEIKIHDRLITNISNKELAYQIAYMQQEVNIGFGYTGLEVVLAGRYPYLKWWQNEQEEDLAIAYKYMEFTGVNSLANKPVQNMSGGEKQRVLLAKVLAQETPILFLDEPTASLDVIYQEEIFRYCQLIVKQGKTVLVVAHDLKLAAKYCSRLLLVADGSIISDGVPENVITEENLQVAYGLHAAVFRNKVTDSLDFHTYTSVNKQSRGTTVHVICGGGSGTKIIRRLYENGYHLTIGVLHPSDTDAIIAEAFHIPSVVSQPFSKIDTLSAQKNRAQIAQADWVVLSNVAWGEQNIDNLHAAFCAKKLVIIEDTPIEERDFLQGQGIETYYKLLKIPQVTLMTSLNFIETFCS; translated from the coding sequence ATGATGCAGGAAGTAATAACAGTTTCTGATAGTAGCATTACAATAGGTAATAAAAAGATTTTGAAACATATTACCTGCAAAATCGGTACTGGAGAATTTGTAGGGATTATTGGCCCAAATGGAGCTGGTAAGAGTACCTTGCTACGTAGTATGCGAGGATTCTTGCCATTGACAGAAGGAGAGATCAAAATACATGACCGCTTGATTACCAATATATCGAATAAAGAGTTAGCTTACCAAATAGCCTATATGCAGCAGGAAGTGAATATAGGTTTTGGTTACACAGGATTGGAAGTTGTCTTGGCTGGACGCTATCCTTATTTAAAATGGTGGCAAAATGAGCAGGAAGAGGATCTTGCAATTGCTTATAAGTACATGGAATTTACAGGGGTGAATTCATTGGCTAATAAGCCAGTACAAAATATGTCTGGCGGTGAGAAACAACGAGTGTTATTGGCAAAAGTGTTGGCTCAGGAAACACCAATTTTGTTCTTAGATGAGCCTACAGCAAGTTTAGATGTCATTTATCAAGAGGAGATTTTTCGATATTGCCAATTAATTGTCAAACAAGGGAAAACAGTACTGGTTGTAGCCCATGACTTAAAATTGGCAGCGAAATATTGTTCCCGTTTACTTTTAGTAGCGGATGGTAGTATTATTTCTGACGGTGTTCCAGAGAATGTGATTACTGAAGAAAATTTGCAAGTGGCGTATGGCTTACATGCCGCTGTGTTTAGAAATAAGGTAACGGATAGTTTAGACTTCCATACCTATACATCGGTTAATAAGCAAAGTAGAGGCACTACTGTACATGTGATATGCGGTGGTGGTTCAGGCACAAAAATTATTCGCAGATTATATGAAAATGGTTATCATTTGACGATAGGCGTCCTTCATCCTAGTGATACCGATGCTATCATAGCTGAAGCTTTTCATATACCCTCCGTAGTAAGTCAACCCTTTTCTAAGATTGATACGTTGTCTGCGCAAAAAAACCGTGCCCAAATTGCGCAAGCAGATTGGGTAGTATTATCAAATGTAGCCTGGGGAGAGCAAAATATAGACAATTTACATGCCGCTTTTTGCGCTAAAAAATTAGTTATTATTGAAGATACGCCGATTGAAGAGCGGGATTTTTTGCAAGGACAAGGGATTGAAACCTATTATAAGTTGTTAAAAATTCCTCAAGTAACCTTGATGACATCGCTGAATTTTATCGAGACGTTTTGTAGTTAG
- a CDS encoding MotA/TolQ/ExbB proton channel family protein, with product MDFLSQCMSLFAKGGPVMYVIVGCSLAVVAIGVERFFYYKQMSTDSQAFIEKLKPLLEQEKLAEAQHLCGQTTAVIGILGAEGLLAYQKESNIEKAMDGTAALLAARLREYLNYLSSIVTLSPLLGLLGTVIGMINSFSIFNVKNGQPMAITGGVGEALVATATGLIVAIMALVVHSYFTHRLDKLVTDMEQVYTIVITRLYIKETRRKSHEIA from the coding sequence ATGGATTTTTTGTCACAATGTATGTCTTTATTTGCTAAAGGTGGTCCAGTCATGTATGTGATTGTAGGATGTTCTTTAGCTGTAGTAGCGATTGGTGTGGAACGATTTTTCTATTATAAACAGATGTCTACGGACTCCCAAGCATTTATTGAAAAACTAAAACCTTTATTGGAACAAGAAAAATTAGCAGAAGCACAGCATTTGTGCGGACAAACGACAGCTGTGATTGGAATTTTAGGGGCAGAAGGATTACTAGCATATCAAAAAGAGAGTAATATAGAAAAGGCCATGGATGGTACAGCGGCATTGTTAGCAGCTAGATTACGAGAATATTTAAATTATCTAAGCTCTATTGTTACCTTATCTCCTTTATTAGGCTTGTTAGGAACTGTCATTGGTATGATTAATTCTTTTAGTATTTTCAATGTAAAAAATGGGCAGCCCATGGCGATTACAGGAGGAGTAGGTGAAGCCTTAGTTGCAACGGCCACTGGATTAATTGTAGCCATTATGGCGTTAGTCGTGCACAGCTATTTTACCCATCGTTTGGATAAATTGGTTACGGATATGGAACAAGTCTATACAATAGTGATAACTCGACTTTATATAAAAGAAACTCGGAGGAAAAGTCATGAAATTGCGTAG
- a CDS encoding biopolymer transporter ExbD: protein MKLRSLRIENQPALMIIPMIDIIFFLLVFFMMSTLYMVEQHTIPINLPQATAVQQEITKNSNITVLKDGRVMFEQEEIPLSLLQKRINAELAKQPDILFVVRADKQGQYGQVVAVLDELKLSGARRVAVATDQKGK, encoded by the coding sequence ATGAAATTGCGTAGTTTACGCATTGAAAATCAACCAGCATTAATGATTATTCCGATGATTGATATTATCTTTTTTTTATTAGTTTTTTTTATGATGAGTACCTTATATATGGTGGAGCAACATACCATTCCAATCAACTTGCCGCAAGCTACTGCGGTTCAACAAGAAATAACGAAAAATAGTAACATTACAGTTTTAAAAGATGGCAGAGTCATGTTTGAGCAGGAGGAAATCCCACTCTCATTATTACAAAAACGTATTAATGCAGAGCTAGCAAAACAACCTGATATTCTATTTGTAGTGCGGGCAGACAAGCAAGGGCAGTATGGTCAGGTGGTGGCAGTGTTAGATGAACTAAAATTGTCTGGGGCACGTAGAGTGGCTGTGGCTACTGATCAGAAAGGAAAATAG
- a CDS encoding energy transducer TonB — protein sequence MIRPRLRKSIVISVIFHILLLGIVGLLAGRFFPLMDSETYIELELLTDTVAEGAQSNESSPVAKNTPQTAAYPETTTVIKSTTALSVAPKAVAVTEDLAVVAVEAASTFQSMSDNGQGSNSSNTSTTDGGTGNGSGKGTAGNSGGGNGNSGSNSGNKQITRPSILSKVDPDYPETARTAGLEGTVLVKIQILANGLAGDITVNHSSGHGILDEAAIVAVRQWRFIPAKNQENVSIMCYTTMPISFRLK from the coding sequence ATGATCCGACCACGTTTGCGTAAATCAATTGTCATTTCTGTGATTTTTCATATATTGCTTTTGGGTATCGTAGGTTTGCTGGCAGGTAGATTTTTTCCATTGATGGATTCCGAAACCTACATTGAATTAGAATTACTAACAGATACAGTGGCAGAAGGAGCACAATCGAATGAATCATCACCAGTTGCAAAGAATACGCCCCAAACTGCTGCTTATCCTGAAACCACAACCGTTATAAAGAGTACTACTGCCTTATCAGTTGCTCCTAAAGCAGTGGCTGTGACAGAAGACTTAGCGGTAGTGGCGGTTGAAGCGGCATCCACATTTCAATCTATGAGTGACAATGGGCAAGGAAGCAACTCTTCGAATACAAGTACAACTGATGGAGGTACTGGGAATGGATCAGGAAAGGGGACTGCTGGCAATAGCGGAGGCGGGAATGGCAATTCTGGTAGTAATTCAGGAAATAAGCAGATCACTAGGCCAAGCATTTTATCCAAGGTAGATCCTGATTATCCTGAAACAGCGCGAACAGCAGGTTTAGAAGGTACGGTTCTCGTGAAGATACAAATATTAGCGAATGGTTTGGCTGGAGACATAACCGTGAATCATTCATCAGGGCATGGTATTTTAGATGAGGCAGCAATAGTAGCAGTTCGTCAATGGCGATTTATACCTGCCAAAAATCAGGAGAATGTCAGTATTATGTGTTACACGACAATGCCTATTTCCTTCCGGTTGAAGTAG
- a CDS encoding SDR family NAD(P)-dependent oxidoreductase, protein MNYSFEGKVAVITGGTSGIGLETGRQLLSQGAKVTLIGSQEEKGKMALQELASFEEQVCFIRGDIRKASQCQEVIDKAVALFGGLDIVINSAGIYMEKLIGEVTEDEFDNMMNVNIKGTYFICKYALPHLRQRGGGAIVNLSSDAGINGNSLCTTYCASKGAVTTFTKALSLESIHYGIRANCVCPGDVDTPMLQQQLAGVDNPQEYLRDMSSIYPIGRIGEAHEIANVICFLASDQASFVNGAVWSVDGGLTSC, encoded by the coding sequence ATGAATTATTCTTTTGAGGGAAAAGTAGCCGTTATTACTGGCGGTACTTCTGGTATTGGTTTAGAAACAGGGCGCCAATTGCTATCACAAGGCGCAAAAGTTACTCTGATTGGAAGCCAGGAAGAAAAGGGGAAAATGGCCTTGCAAGAATTGGCTAGTTTTGAGGAACAAGTATGCTTTATTCGAGGCGATATTCGTAAAGCTAGTCAATGTCAAGAGGTTATAGACAAGGCAGTGGCCTTGTTTGGTGGTCTTGATATCGTCATCAATTCTGCTGGTATCTATATGGAGAAACTTATTGGCGAAGTGACAGAAGATGAGTTTGATAACATGATGAATGTGAATATAAAGGGAACTTATTTTATTTGTAAATATGCCTTACCTCACCTGCGTCAAAGAGGGGGCGGGGCGATTGTAAATCTTTCATCTGATGCAGGGATCAATGGAAATTCTTTGTGTACAACATATTGTGCATCCAAAGGTGCAGTGACGACCTTTACAAAGGCATTGTCCTTAGAAAGTATTCATTATGGAATTCGTGCGAATTGTGTATGTCCAGGTGATGTAGATACCCCCATGCTGCAGCAGCAGTTAGCAGGAGTCGATAACCCGCAGGAATATTTACGCGATATGTCCTCGATTTATCCCATTGGGCGTATTGGTGAGGCTCATGAGATTGCCAATGTTATTTGTTTTCTGGCATCAGACCAAGCATCCTTTGTTAACGGGGCTGTGTGGAGCGTTGACGGTGGATTGACATCCTGTTAA
- the cobI gene encoding precorrin-2 C(20)-methyltransferase, producing MSGIFYGVGVGPGDPQLLTLKAVEVIKNADVVIAPKTEKKEDSTALSIARPYLKADVEILKLVFPMVSNTDTLADAWENNKNSILKELQAGKKVVFLTLGDPMFYSTYMYVYRLLKDCGHGIETIPGVPAFCAIGSQLGQPLAEGNDVISIIPATMAEGEMDKVLAISDNVVLMKVYKNFGKVVEKLEQYGFGDNAVMISKCGLPDEQVSYNLSEVDGTNVNYLTTILAKKRKLG from the coding sequence ATGTCAGGAATTTTTTATGGTGTTGGTGTAGGACCAGGGGATCCCCAATTACTTACATTAAAGGCAGTAGAAGTAATTAAAAATGCGGATGTTGTTATTGCTCCTAAAACGGAGAAAAAAGAAGACAGCACGGCGCTATCCATTGCTCGTCCCTATTTGAAAGCTGATGTTGAGATATTAAAGTTGGTTTTCCCAATGGTAAGCAATACTGATACTTTGGCAGATGCATGGGAAAATAATAAAAATAGTATATTAAAAGAACTGCAAGCAGGGAAAAAGGTTGTATTTTTAACATTGGGGGATCCAATGTTTTATAGTACATATATGTATGTTTATCGTTTATTAAAGGACTGTGGACACGGGATCGAAACCATACCAGGTGTTCCTGCTTTTTGTGCCATAGGCAGTCAGCTAGGACAACCTTTAGCAGAGGGCAATGATGTAATTAGCATTATTCCTGCTACAATGGCAGAGGGAGAAATGGATAAAGTATTAGCTATTTCTGATAATGTTGTATTGATGAAAGTATATAAGAACTTCGGAAAAGTAGTAGAAAAACTGGAACAGTATGGTTTTGGTGATAATGCGGTTATGATTAGCAAATGTGGTTTGCCTGATGAACAGGTAAGCTATAATTTAAGCGAAGTTGATGGAACAAACGTTAATTATTTGACGACAATTTTGGCAAAGAAACGCAAACTTGGCTAG
- a CDS encoding ABC transporter substrate-binding protein, which produces MKGKFAYLICILSVMGLLFTGCASQSQDKAITKSSGDYLQMTDDAGRLVVLPKKPQRIVVLSTSYLDVLYGIGGKAVGRPSSKTPQTFPASQDLPEVGFVYNVNSEQVLALQPDLVIGFQGIHDKLVPILESSKIPVMILKMKTYDDILAKVKLFGDIAGTQEQAQSLLTEMQTKINGVTAKLPAQSKRVVILHATAKNVTVELENTIAGNVANILKIKNIAADSTPMVGDGEVTPYSLEKLVEGDADIILVVTMGNMTEIEKRMKADIESNPAWNGLRAVKTGKVFFLPGELFQLNPGIRFHESVEYMAKVVYPEVYGNVK; this is translated from the coding sequence GTGAAAGGGAAATTTGCTTATTTGATTTGTATACTTAGTGTAATGGGGCTGCTTTTTACAGGGTGTGCTTCTCAATCTCAAGATAAGGCAATAACAAAATCATCTGGTGATTATTTGCAAATGACAGATGATGCGGGACGTTTAGTGGTACTCCCCAAAAAGCCACAACGCATAGTCGTATTATCTACTTCTTATTTAGATGTGTTATACGGTATCGGCGGCAAGGCAGTAGGACGGCCTAGCTCGAAGACACCTCAAACCTTTCCCGCATCGCAAGACCTTCCGGAAGTAGGGTTCGTCTATAATGTAAATAGTGAGCAAGTGTTAGCATTGCAACCTGATTTAGTAATTGGTTTTCAAGGAATTCATGATAAATTGGTTCCTATATTGGAAAGCAGTAAGATTCCTGTTATGATTCTGAAAATGAAAACCTATGATGATATTTTAGCAAAGGTAAAACTATTTGGTGATATAGCTGGTACTCAAGAACAGGCTCAGAGTCTTCTTACTGAAATGCAGACAAAAATCAATGGAGTAACAGCCAAACTGCCAGCACAAAGTAAAAGAGTAGTGATATTACATGCGACGGCGAAAAATGTTACAGTAGAGTTAGAAAATACAATTGCTGGTAATGTGGCGAACATTTTAAAAATCAAAAACATTGCCGCAGACAGTACCCCTATGGTTGGTGATGGCGAGGTGACTCCTTATAGTTTAGAAAAATTGGTGGAAGGCGATGCAGATATTATCTTGGTGGTAACCATGGGGAATATGACAGAAATTGAAAAAAGAATGAAAGCAGATATTGAAAGTAATCCAGCCTGGAACGGTTTACGAGCAGTAAAGACAGGAAAGGTATTTTTTCTGCCAGGGGAATTATTTCAACTAAATCCTGGTATTCGTTTTCATGAATCTGTTGAATATATGGCCAAAGTAGTATATCCAGAGGTTTATGGCAATGTTAAATAG